The genome window GGAAAAAGGTAAGAATTAGTTTTAAATCTTGAGCAGCATAGAAAATTTAGATACAGTTTAGTATATCTTTCATGACATTTTAAGcatcaatatttaaaagtactATAGCTAAATCGTTAAATCGGTTTAGAGGCAATTAGagaattacttaaaaatagaattaagaaaaaaatttttttttttaattttagaattataaagatatatgaaaattagaaaattatcTGCAGCAGCATAATCTATAGAAGCACATGGGAAAGTttagtatatctatatattaaataattgcagAGATCTAGGTTTTTATATCatcggacagacagaaagacagacagatggaatAGTTTATAATGACTTGCTGTATCATGCTTTTTGTGGTAATGCTTCTTTGTGCCTATTACACTTTAACTCTGACAAAGCTGATTAACTCTTCTTTACTTTCGTGAAAAGAGAAAGGGTCTAAATAGGAAATAAAATCGACTTTTACTCACTTGGCCACCGCCTGATCGAAGGACATGCCACGCACCACCTGCATTGTGTGCAACTCGGTGGCCGCTGTGCCCGTGGCATGTGGTCTAGTAAAGCGTATCTGCTTCACCACCGTCACAATTGCGCCATGCGCATCCAAGTCGAGGATGCCCAAGTCAAAGTGTCCCGAACGCTTCATCTGCAGGATTAGCGAGTACATTTTGTTCAAGAAGAACTTGAAGAGCGCATTCTGCACTTCGACGCGACAGCCGAGGATGCGATTGAGGAACTTGGGAATATTGCTGCTCTCCTTCTCGATGACAAACACCTGTTCGCCCTTCGGTCCCTCCGTCACACTGAGTAAGCCGACACCCGACAATGCCACGCAGCAGTCGAAGCTGAAGTCACCTTTGTAGTTCTTCGGCACATGGACAGTCTCCAGGGGCTTCTCGCCTGCGATCTGTTGCAGCACACTCTCCAAAGCTTTGCGTCCAATGTTGTTGTCAATGTTAAACTTGGACAGATCCCGGGCATCGGTGGCACGACGATCGCCTTGCGTTAAAGCACCCAAACTCTCCAGTCGCTTGGCCACCGTGGCAGCAAAGCGGTTCTCTCCGCCCAGATCCGAGATGAGAAACACATATTCCGGTGCATTGGATTGATTGGAGCGATGAGTGCGTCCAAATTGTTGTATAGCGCGATCCGCACTCCAGGGCAACTCCAGAGTGATGTGCAGGCGACGTCGCTGGATGGCAAGGCGGCGATCGCTTTGCAGCGAGATGCCACTTGAGGCTGCCTCCGAGATGATGGCCACATGCTTCGAGTCCTCCATGAAGCGTTGCTTCTCCATGTAGTTGACCAGATCCATTGTGGTCTCTGCCTCTCCACGCTGTTCATACTTGTAGGTGTTCTCATCCGTTTGAATGACACGCCCCCGACGACCCGTCATCTCCGCCACAACATTAGTGCCCAGCAGCGAGATGATCTTGTCCAGCGTGTTCGGTGGCATGCGCCGTCCTAGATGCTCGATCTTGTCCAGGAGACGCTCTCGTACTGTGACACAACGTTCCACGTCGCGTTGGGTGATCTTCGAGGCAAGGGAACGATCGTGCTCGTAGTCGGATGAGCTGCGCGCATTCATGTTCTTGCACAAATGCTGCAGAATGCGCTCCTGCATCGTCAGCTTCTCCACTAATGTGGCGTGGATTGCAGTTTAGGTAGGagtaaatgaaaagaaaagtaaatacatatcTTAAGATTGGAACTAAATTATTGAATCAAGAGTTAAATCTAAGTATAATTGAATCTCAAAATTCTTATGTAAAAACTAGAATTCACATCTTGAACAAAATTTCTGTAACAAGAACAAAATTTCTGTAACAAGATTTTAAGTttgaaacataaaaaaattcttgaatCAAGAATTGAATCTAAAAAGAAGATCATTTAAAAATCCTTTATTTAAATGACGATATACAAACTTGAgtttaaaaacttttcgatCTTTACAATAAATTTCTTGCATTAAGATTTCATTCTGCAGataaaattttgtaatctttaaaaaaaagtttgataTTTTGTTAGCCAATTAAAAATCTTAGTCGAAGAATATTTAATCTGGCTAGAATACatattgtatttcttttctttgatAATTTTAACGTAACATTTCAGCTTTGTATGGGGTTGGATACCTGAAATCTGCGTAGGAATAgtacaaaatgttaaaaaataattgcaactaaatattaataatgttaataaataagtatactaaatgtgaaatataaattaaagaaatggaaaatatgcattttagaACCTCTTTGGACTTGACTAGCGAGTTTGTATTCCGGGTAATATATTCGTAATATTGAATTAAGAACATAttcttgaattttaataaagtatAATCTAGCATTATTTTAAATGGGTTTTTAAAAGGTTTTGGGTTCAAACTGAATTTCAAACTTTTATAACTAATTTTTCCAATGTTTACGTAAAGTGATCTTACCTTTATCTGCTTTGGGAGGACGTCCACGACGCTTACGTCCCAACTTCATGCGGTCGTCGTCTTCATCGTCGTTCCACAAATCTACATCGCTGTCATCGTACATGTCATCGTCGGACCAATCATGTAAGAGCCGAGCTCGCTTCGCACTCCACGCGGATTTGTTGCGTGACTCGGGGACAAAGGTGCCAGTGCTGAGCAGCTTGTAGAGGGATTCACGGGTGGGTGCTGGGAAATACTTCTCGACAAAGGACTGCACAATCATCTTCGAGGTGGAAACAAAGTTGGTCAGTTCGCCTTGATACATTTCTAGGTGCTCGAGAGTTCTCGATTCTCCCGTAGATTGCAAGCCAATGACGACAGCTTTGCCTTGTTGAGCCGCCTCCCTCACCATCTTGACCACCTGATTAACTTTCGAGGCAATGCAGAGATTCTTGAAGAAGCGCTGATGCGCAGACCAAAATTGACAAGTGATAATCTTCTGTACACGATTCTCAATGCACATCAGACGACACGCCTTGACGAACTTCTCATTGATCTCCGCCCACAGTTCCGCGGAGTGATTGTAGAGCTTGATGAACTCCCTCGACATCGGTACCTCCTCGATGCGAAAGGTGACATCCTTGAAGCTTAGCTGGCGGGCAATGTACGAACCACGCAACTTCATGTCCATGGCCACGATTTCCATGGCGCCAATGCCGCGTTTCTCCACCGTATTGACAAACTTGAAAAAGTCCGAATACGAGGTGCCTGGACCCCAGAGACCCAACCTTACCATGTAAGCCATATTTCGGGGCTCCGAGGCGCCTGTGGCCGAGGCATAAACAACTCTAGCCATCGGAAGCAGCTGCTGAAGCTCCAGCACTGTGGTCCCGGTCTTTGTGGACTTGCCCGCATTCATGAGACACAGATTCTTGGCTTTGTGACACTCGTCGAACACAATCACTCCTTCAAAGTCGCCGCCCATCCAGTTGGTCAGCTGCCTGAGGCGTGTGCTGTACTTGGGATTCGCATTCGCCGATTCACCAATCAATGCGGTGTAGGTGCAAAAGATGACGCCCTTCTTGAAGTATTCATTCTCACCCGAATTGATTTTGCAGTACTTGAACTTGCTCATCGAGGCAACCTTTAGGTGTTTGCTTGCGCCAATGTCCAGCAGATCTCGCTCCGCATCGAACTTCAGATCATTCGACACCGATATCCACAAAGCACGCTTTCGGCCCCTCACATAATTCTCATAGATGATGGCCGCAATGGTGCGTCCTTTGCCCACTCCTGCGCCATCGCCGAGCAAGAAACCAGCGCGTTCGCCACTCGGCAGCATCTGCTCATGCGCCTGGCAGGCATAGGTCACTGCCTCGAGTTGGAGAGCGCTCAAACGATGCGAGTTCTTCATCTTGTCGGGCAGCCCCAGTTCGTATGTGATGTCAGGCAGCTCGACGGAGGAGAGCGTCGCAGTCTCCACCACGGGATCGGGATGCTTCGAACCGCCTTTGAGTTTGCTGGGCCAATAAGAGGAATAAGTGTCTGCCACGCCAATCTCCTCAAAGTCCACTTCATCATCCTCCACGAGCGGCGCATGCAACGTGGCTGCATCGGGACGCGTCGCCAGCGGACGCATTTGATTCGGCAGCTGCATCCTCAATTGATTCATCGCCGGTCGCTGCAGTTGAGTTGGAGCTGCACAGCGCAACTGCGTGGGCATCGCTATGAACTTGCCTTGTGCTTTTAGCATGTCCATCGTGGACTTGTTCAATGCCATTCTTATGGGTTGTGCACCAGGCATTCGTGGCACAGAAATTCCCTGTGGGGGATTCTTGAGCACCAAGCGATAAGGACGCACTGCTCCAGGAGGTAACTGTGGTATTTTGccctgctgctgcagcttcagTTGCATGGCTAGGTTCGCATTAAAAGGCAGTCTCTGTCCGGGCACCACACCCTGAGGCAGCTTGTAGAAGACTCCCTGAGGTGGCAGCACAATAGAAGGTTGTGGAGGAACTTGAGAAGGAAGTTGCGAAGGGAGTTGGGAAGGAAGTTGTGAAGGAACCTGTGAAGGAACTTGTAAAGAAAGTTCTGAAGGAGTTTGTCGAGTTGGCTGTGTTGGCAACGACTGTGGCAACGGTTGAGGCTTCACTGTGGGCTCGGTTTCCGGCTCTGGTTCCACCATGGGCAGCGAGTTCAGTTCCTCTTCCAATCGAGCATCGATATCATCATCTTCGTCTTCTTTTGGGTTCACTTCATCTGGTTTGGCAGGCACTGCGATTTCCTCAGCTGCCTTTGGCGACACAGTTGCCACATTTGCCTCACTTGCCACAGTTTCTGGCCCTGCCTCTGCCTCGACCTCTGCGCCTGTTTCTGATTCTAGTTCCTTTAAAGTCATATTTAAGGAATTTAGTTCCTCCTGCAACCGCTTTTCGTCATCATTATCGAAGGTTGGAATCGGTTCCAATTGCAATTCATAATCTGCGTAGATATTGTTGTTTTCGGTTGTTGATGGTCCCAAATCTAGCAGCTGCTCGATGTCCACATTGAAAAGATCGTCATTAACACAGTTCTCTTCTTGGTTCTGCGTAAGAAAAGAGTATTTTAAGCACAGGAAGAAAATAATACTGATATCTCGTTTAAGGATCAGTATCTATAAAGAACCAAAAATACGCTTCACGAAATTTACTTAGCTTACTTCTTGACTAAGAGTATTTTAAGCATATCAATGAAATTATACTGAAGAAATGAGTATTTTAAGCACTGTCAGCAAATTACACATATATTTTGCTTAACGGTCACTAACTTTTAAGAACCAATATAAGCTTAGCGACATGCATGACTCACATAACGGCCACAAGCATAGACGCAATTAGGCTGCTTCACTTAAGGTCTTTTAGCTTAGCTGCAAATAACTTTA of Drosophila nasuta strain 15112-1781.00 chromosome 3, ASM2355853v1, whole genome shotgun sequence contains these proteins:
- the LOC132790884 gene encoding protein strawberry notch; the encoded protein is MSEEDDLFNNFFDGFQFEGTAQAESSVGLENQEENCVNDDLFNVDIEQLLDLGPSTTENNNIYADYELQLEPIPTFDNDDEKRLQEELNSLNMTLKELESETGAEVEAEAGPETVASEANVATVSPKAAEEIAVPAKPDEVNPKEDEDDDIDARLEEELNSLPMVEPEPETEPTVKPQPLPQSLPTQPTRQTPSELSLQVPSQVPSQLPSQLPSQLPSQVPPQPSIVLPPQGVFYKLPQGVVPGQRLPFNANLAMQLKLQQQGKIPQLPPGAVRPYRLVLKNPPQGISVPRMPGAQPIRMALNKSTMDMLKAQGKFIAMPTQLRCAAPTQLQRPAMNQLRMQLPNQMRPLATRPDAATLHAPLVEDDEVDFEEIGVADTYSSYWPSKLKGGSKHPDPVVETATLSSVELPDITYELGLPDKMKNSHRLSALQLEAVTYACQAHEQMLPSGERAGFLLGDGAGVGKGRTIAAIIYENYVRGRKRALWISVSNDLKFDAERDLLDIGASKHLKVASMSKFKYCKINSGENEYFKKGVIFCTYTALIGESANANPKYSTRLRQLTNWMGGDFEGVIVFDECHKAKNLCLMNAGKSTKTGTTVLELQQLLPMARVVYASATGASEPRNMAYMVRLGLWGPGTSYSDFFKFVNTVEKRGIGAMEIVAMDMKLRGSYIARQLSFKDVTFRIEEVPMSREFIKLYNHSAELWAEINEKFVKACRLMCIENRVQKIITCQFWSAHQRFFKNLCIASKVNQVVKMVREAAQQGKAVVIGLQSTGESRTLEHLEMYQGELTNFVSTSKMIVQSFVEKYFPAPTRESLYKLLSTGTFVPESRNKSAWSAKRARLLHDWSDDDMYDDSDVDLWNDDEDDDRMKLGRKRRGRPPKADKVEKLTMQERILQHLCKNMNARSSSDYEHDRSLASKITQRDVERCVTVRERLLDKIEHLGRRMPPNTLDKIISLLGTNVVAEMTGRRGRVIQTDENTYKYEQRGEAETTMDLVNYMEKQRFMEDSKHVAIISEAASSGISLQSDRRLAIQRRRLHITLELPWSADRAIQQFGRTHRSNQSNAPEYVFLISDLGGENRFAATVAKRLESLGALTQGDRRATDARDLSKFNIDNNIGRKALESVLQQIAGEKPLETVHVPKNYKGDFSFDCCVALSGVGLLSVTEGPKGEQVFVIEKESSNIPKFLNRILGCRVEVQNALFKFFLNKMYSLILQMKRSGHFDLGILDLDAHGAIVTVVKQIRFTRPHATGTAATELHTMQVVRGMSFDQAVAKFNKEARHEHEGFYIFKQERNNNNCAILCLDTQSDASESISDPTKINFKIYRPNTGPQVRTETLDSVTNRYVKAQPEAVKQFWDLQFNQCLRMCSHIYWNRRCPFGNKCAVGIRMRIYHVLSGLMLPIWDRIALIIEKNGRKIQMVRVKTVDNRKIVGTVVPEGVYQQLVADLSEDSIVESKDFSPNKE